The Myxococcota bacterium genome has a segment encoding these proteins:
- a CDS encoding indolepyruvate ferredoxin oxidoreductase family protein encodes MSSASPQFDAHYALDDKYTRAEGRIYITGVQALVRLPLMMRERDAAAGLDTAGFISGYRGSPLGTYDLALWQAKKHLEQHHVRFEPGLNEDLAATAVWGSQQANLLDTPKYDGVFAIWYGKGPGVDRSCDALKHGNYAGAAPKGGVLALCGDDPGAKSSSIAHQSEQALVHLGMPVLNPASVQDYLDFGIFGFELSRYSGAWVAMKCLTDTVESGASVDVGHDRVRVALPDDFALPPGGLNIGFVTGGLLGVEQRLFHQRLPAVQAFVRANGLDRTPIAAPRKRVGIVTTGKAYLDVRQALEELGIDEQKAADLGLSIYKVALAWPLEPVNARAFCAGHEEVLVVEEKRAFLEEQLARVLYDLPAGERPRLLGKRDADGAPLVSDVGELSPGDVVTALRRWLGRAAPELVADARGAQIVPLPTIAGGGLTRRPAFCSGCPHNTSTVVPDGSIAFGGIGCHGMVAWMPERRTVSTTHMGGEGATWPGLAPFIGMDHVFQNMGDGTYFHSGYLAIRANVAAGSKITYKILVNGAVAMTGGQPIEGHPMDGAITAPQIARQLVAEGVAKVVVVSPEPDKYPAGSLPPGVETFHRDRLDFVQKQLRAVDGVTAIVYDQTCAAEARRLRKRGQFPDPDRRVVINERVCEGCGDCSVVSNCISVEPVETEFGRKRRINQSTCNKDFSCVKGHCPSFLSVYGATLRKAATESADTGDDAVFAGLPLPAPPDTSTPFNVLVTGIGGTGVVTVGALVSMAAHLEGKGVTCLDVTGLAQKNGPVTSHVRVADRPDQLHATRLAAGAADLVLGCDIVVASGPDALSKMAKGRTAVVANDHVAPTADFATNPNLDLSPGRMEEAIAQVASADDAHFVPATALATALLGDAIATNLFLVGYAFQLGRIPVSLGALERAIELNGQAVAMNKRALAWGRLAAHDIEKVRAIAKPLLRGAAEGGEAAREKTLDELVEHRAAELRAYQGRGLAKRYRRLVDRARERERALGNGSEAFARAVAQAFFPLLAIKDEYEVARLWTDGSFERQLAQQFEGDYRIALHLAPPRMPVVDRFLRRQDPDTGRMKKIEFGPWFFRALRLMAKAKRLRGTPLDPFATAHRKLERSLAPAYETTIAELCDGLTAENLDTAVAIAELPLEIRGYEDIKERAIERAQEKERELLASFRLRAPGGPAGAGAGARA; translated from the coding sequence GTGAGCAGCGCATCGCCCCAGTTCGACGCCCACTACGCCCTCGACGACAAGTACACGCGCGCCGAGGGCCGCATCTACATCACCGGCGTGCAGGCGCTCGTGCGCCTGCCGCTCATGATGCGCGAGCGCGACGCGGCCGCCGGCCTCGACACGGCGGGCTTCATCTCGGGCTACCGCGGCTCGCCGCTCGGCACCTACGACCTCGCGCTCTGGCAGGCGAAGAAGCACCTCGAGCAGCACCACGTGCGCTTCGAGCCCGGGCTCAACGAGGACCTCGCCGCCACGGCGGTGTGGGGCTCGCAGCAGGCGAACCTGCTCGACACGCCGAAGTACGACGGCGTCTTCGCCATCTGGTACGGCAAGGGCCCGGGCGTCGATCGCTCGTGCGACGCGCTCAAGCACGGCAACTACGCGGGCGCGGCGCCGAAGGGCGGCGTGCTCGCGCTCTGCGGCGACGACCCGGGCGCGAAGTCGTCGTCGATCGCGCACCAGAGCGAGCAGGCGCTCGTGCACCTCGGCATGCCCGTGCTCAACCCGGCGAGCGTGCAGGACTACCTCGACTTCGGGATCTTTGGCTTCGAGCTGTCGCGCTACTCGGGCGCGTGGGTCGCGATGAAGTGCCTGACGGACACCGTCGAGAGCGGCGCGTCCGTCGACGTGGGCCACGACCGCGTGCGCGTCGCGCTCCCCGACGACTTCGCGCTGCCGCCGGGCGGGCTCAACATCGGCTTCGTGACGGGCGGGCTGCTCGGCGTCGAGCAGCGGCTCTTCCACCAGCGCCTCCCCGCCGTGCAGGCCTTCGTGCGCGCGAACGGGCTCGACCGCACGCCGATCGCCGCACCGCGCAAGCGCGTCGGCATCGTGACGACGGGCAAGGCCTACCTCGACGTGCGTCAGGCGCTCGAGGAGCTCGGCATCGACGAGCAGAAGGCGGCCGACCTCGGCCTGTCGATCTACAAGGTCGCGCTCGCGTGGCCGCTCGAGCCCGTGAACGCGCGCGCCTTCTGCGCCGGACACGAAGAGGTGCTCGTCGTCGAGGAGAAGCGCGCGTTCCTCGAGGAGCAGCTCGCGCGCGTGCTCTACGACCTGCCCGCCGGCGAGCGCCCGCGGCTCCTCGGCAAGCGCGACGCGGACGGCGCGCCGCTCGTCTCGGACGTCGGCGAGCTCTCGCCCGGCGACGTGGTCACCGCGCTGCGCCGCTGGCTCGGGCGCGCGGCGCCCGAGCTCGTCGCCGATGCGCGCGGCGCGCAGATCGTCCCGCTGCCGACGATCGCGGGCGGCGGCCTCACGCGCCGCCCCGCGTTCTGCTCGGGCTGCCCGCACAACACGTCGACCGTCGTGCCCGACGGCTCGATCGCGTTCGGCGGCATCGGCTGTCACGGCATGGTCGCGTGGATGCCCGAGCGGCGGACCGTGTCGACGACGCACATGGGCGGCGAAGGCGCGACGTGGCCCGGGCTCGCTCCGTTCATCGGGATGGACCACGTCTTCCAGAACATGGGCGACGGCACCTACTTCCACAGCGGCTACCTCGCCATCCGCGCGAACGTCGCCGCCGGCTCGAAGATCACGTACAAGATCCTCGTGAACGGCGCGGTCGCGATGACGGGCGGCCAGCCGATCGAGGGCCACCCGATGGACGGCGCGATCACCGCGCCGCAGATCGCGCGCCAGCTCGTGGCCGAGGGCGTCGCGAAGGTGGTCGTCGTGAGCCCGGAGCCGGACAAGTACCCGGCCGGCTCGCTCCCGCCCGGCGTCGAGACCTTCCACCGCGACCGGCTCGACTTCGTGCAGAAGCAGCTGCGCGCGGTCGACGGCGTCACGGCCATCGTCTACGACCAGACGTGCGCGGCCGAGGCGCGCCGCCTGCGCAAGCGCGGACAGTTCCCCGACCCCGACCGCCGCGTCGTCATCAACGAGCGCGTGTGCGAGGGCTGCGGCGACTGCAGCGTCGTCAGCAACTGCATCAGCGTCGAGCCCGTCGAGACCGAGTTCGGGCGCAAGCGCCGCATCAACCAGAGCACGTGCAACAAGGACTTCTCGTGCGTGAAGGGCCACTGCCCGAGCTTCCTGTCGGTGTACGGCGCGACGCTGCGCAAGGCGGCGACCGAGTCGGCGGACACGGGCGACGACGCGGTCTTCGCCGGCCTCCCGCTGCCCGCGCCGCCCGACACGAGCACGCCGTTCAACGTGCTCGTCACCGGCATCGGCGGCACGGGCGTCGTGACGGTGGGCGCGCTCGTCAGCATGGCCGCGCACCTCGAGGGCAAGGGCGTCACCTGCCTCGACGTCACGGGGCTCGCGCAGAAGAACGGCCCGGTCACGAGCCACGTGCGCGTCGCCGACCGCCCCGACCAGCTGCACGCGACGCGCCTCGCCGCGGGCGCGGCGGACCTCGTGCTCGGCTGCGACATCGTCGTCGCGAGCGGGCCCGACGCGCTCTCGAAGATGGCGAAGGGGCGCACGGCGGTCGTCGCGAACGACCACGTGGCGCCGACCGCCGACTTCGCGACGAACCCGAACCTCGACCTCTCGCCCGGCCGGATGGAGGAGGCGATCGCACAGGTGGCGAGCGCGGACGACGCGCACTTCGTGCCGGCGACGGCGCTCGCGACGGCGCTCCTCGGCGACGCGATCGCGACCAACCTCTTCCTCGTCGGCTACGCGTTCCAGCTCGGCCGCATCCCCGTCTCGCTCGGCGCGCTCGAGCGCGCCATCGAGCTGAACGGCCAGGCCGTCGCGATGAACAAGCGCGCGCTCGCGTGGGGACGCCTCGCCGCGCACGACATCGAGAAGGTGCGCGCCATCGCGAAGCCGCTCCTGCGCGGCGCGGCCGAGGGCGGCGAGGCGGCGCGCGAGAAGACGCTCGACGAGCTCGTCGAGCACCGCGCCGCGGAGCTGCGCGCCTATCAGGGGCGCGGCCTCGCGAAGCGCTACCGCAGGCTCGTCGACCGCGCGCGCGAGCGCGAGCGCGCGCTCGGCAACGGCAGCGAGGCCTTCGCGCGCGCGGTCGCGCAGGCGTTCTTCCCGCTGCTCGCGATCAAGGACGAGTACGAGGTCGCGCGGCTGTGGACGGACGGGAGCTTCGAGCGCCAGCTCGCGCAGCAGTTCGAGGGCGACTACCGCATCGCCCTCCACCTCGCGCCGCCGCGCATGCCCGTCGTCGACCGCTTCCTGCGCCGGCAGGACCCGGACACCGGACGCATGAAGAAGATCGAGTTCGGGCCGTGGTTCTTCCGCGCGCTGCGCCTCATGGCGAAGGCGAAGCGCCTGCGCGGCACGCCGCTCGACCCGTTCGCGACCGCGCACCGCAAGCTCGAGCGGAGCCTCGCGCCCGCGTACGAGACGACGATCGCCGAGCTCTGCGACGGGCTCACGGCCGAGAACCTCGACACCGCCGTCGCGATCGCCGAGCTGCCGCTCGAGATCCGCGGCTACGAGGACATCAAGGAGCGCGCGATCGAGCGCGCGCAGGAGAAGGAGCGCGAGCTGCTCGCGTCGTTCCGGCTGCGCGCGCCGGGCGGGCCGGCCGGCGCGGGCGCCGGAGCGCGCGCGTGA
- a CDS encoding DUF839 domain-containing protein, with the protein MRPLSRRAFLRAGAAAGALAAAPLSPFEALAAGAGPTALGPPGFGPLAPTPDETTGAALLELPAGFRLVSGAWTGDPMEDGETAPDRPDGIGCFRARRGRLVLVRNHERSAGAPLSARAPLYDAQAGGGTTHVVFDPRAGRFGAAWASLAGTLRNCAGGIAPWGSWVSCEETTDGPGNGALLREHGFCFEVPAHGRASAQPLRAMGRFAHEAVAFEADGSAAYLTEDAGASGLYRFLPNARGRLDAGRLQMLALRDAPAADTARGVPAGVPLDVDWVDIDLPDPPGDRNAVAASAVYLQGRARGGARFVRGEGIWRVRGRFLFTATAGGAAGLGQVFELDPRAQTLRLVYESASAADLESPDNVTASPGGGAVLCEDGAGSDRLLGLTRGGDLFALARGNAVLAGERGFAGDFRSSELTGACFAPPVRGAARWLFVNLQEPGITCAIAGPWRRGGL; encoded by the coding sequence GTGCGCCCCCTGTCGCGCCGCGCCTTCCTGCGCGCCGGCGCGGCCGCCGGCGCGCTCGCCGCCGCGCCGCTCTCGCCCTTCGAGGCGCTCGCCGCGGGCGCGGGCCCGACCGCGCTCGGCCCGCCCGGGTTCGGCCCGCTCGCGCCGACGCCCGACGAGACGACGGGCGCCGCGCTGCTCGAGCTTCCCGCCGGCTTCCGGCTCGTCAGCGGCGCGTGGACGGGCGACCCCATGGAGGATGGCGAGACCGCGCCCGACCGCCCCGACGGCATCGGCTGCTTCCGCGCGCGGCGCGGCCGCCTCGTGCTCGTCCGCAACCACGAGCGCAGCGCGGGCGCGCCGCTCTCCGCGCGCGCCCCGCTCTACGACGCGCAGGCCGGTGGCGGCACGACCCACGTCGTCTTCGACCCGCGCGCCGGCCGCTTCGGCGCCGCGTGGGCGAGCCTCGCCGGCACGCTGCGCAACTGCGCGGGCGGCATCGCGCCGTGGGGAAGCTGGGTCTCCTGCGAGGAGACGACCGACGGCCCGGGCAACGGGGCGCTCCTGCGCGAGCACGGCTTCTGCTTCGAGGTGCCCGCGCACGGGCGCGCGAGCGCGCAGCCGCTGCGCGCGATGGGCCGCTTCGCGCACGAGGCGGTCGCGTTCGAGGCGGACGGGAGCGCGGCCTACCTGACGGAGGACGCCGGCGCGTCCGGGCTCTACCGCTTCCTGCCGAATGCGCGCGGGCGGCTCGACGCCGGCCGCCTGCAGATGCTCGCGCTGCGCGACGCGCCCGCGGCCGACACGGCGCGCGGCGTCCCGGCCGGCGTGCCGCTCGACGTCGACTGGGTCGACATCGACCTCCCCGACCCGCCCGGCGACCGCAACGCGGTCGCCGCGAGCGCCGTGTACCTGCAGGGCCGCGCGCGCGGCGGCGCGCGCTTCGTGCGCGGCGAGGGCATCTGGCGCGTGCGCGGGCGCTTCCTGTTCACGGCGACGGCGGGCGGCGCGGCGGGCCTCGGGCAGGTCTTCGAGCTCGACCCGCGCGCGCAGACGCTGCGGCTCGTCTACGAATCCGCGTCCGCGGCCGACCTCGAGAGCCCGGACAACGTGACGGCGAGCCCGGGCGGCGGCGCCGTGCTGTGCGAGGACGGCGCGGGCAGCGACCGCCTGCTCGGGCTCACGCGCGGCGGCGACCTCTTCGCGCTCGCGCGCGGCAACGCCGTGCTGGCCGGCGAGCGCGGCTTCGCGGGCGACTTCCGCAGCTCCGAGCTCACGGGCGCGTGCTTCGCGCCGCCCGTGCGCGGCGCGGCGCGCTGGCTGTTCGTGAACCTGCAGGAGCCGGGCATCACGTGCGCGATCGCGGGGCCGTGGCGGCGCGGCGGGCTGTAG
- a CDS encoding VOC family protein, whose protein sequence is MPDRPSAAADRPAAPGPIAACHHVAVCVGDAEAARRFYGGALGLEEIPRPPEVAVPGAWYRLGATELHVFEAKGYAPPRSPSFPPHFAVFTADFDASVERLRAAGARFDFGPGTDAHGIRRVVLRDPTGNVVEVTDAPLGEAR, encoded by the coding sequence ATGCCCGACCGCCCGTCCGCCGCCGCCGACCGGCCCGCCGCGCCCGGCCCGATCGCCGCCTGCCACCACGTCGCCGTCTGCGTCGGCGACGCCGAGGCCGCCCGCCGCTTCTACGGGGGCGCGCTCGGGCTCGAGGAGATCCCGCGCCCGCCCGAGGTCGCCGTGCCGGGCGCCTGGTACCGGCTCGGCGCGACCGAGCTCCACGTCTTCGAGGCGAAGGGCTACGCGCCGCCGCGCTCGCCGAGCTTTCCGCCGCACTTCGCCGTCTTCACGGCCGACTTCGACGCCTCGGTCGAGCGGCTGCGCGCGGCCGGGGCCCGCTTCGACTTCGGGCCGGGCACGGACGCGCACGGCATCCGCCGCGTCGTGCTCCGCGACCCGACGGGCAACGTCGTCGAGGTGACGGACGCCCCGCTCGGCGAGGCTCGTTAG
- a CDS encoding TIGR03619 family F420-dependent LLM class oxidoreductase: MRFSFSEAMCDPAQYVPLARACERAGIDTFNVPDSIFYPEHADDIYPYTPDGKRAFLEDKPFIEPFTLVPALAAVTEKLLFATFVYKLPIRQPVLVAKGLASVAVMSNDRFKFGVGLSPWPQDFAGCGQDWKSRGKRMDEMIEIIRGLLRGDFFSYESEHYSIPSIKIDPVPRKPVKFLIGGHADAALRRAARIGDGWMMAGFDADLLHRQLDTLNRYLDEYGRDRSDFEIHVIPLGAKGPDDFQRLADKGVTDILVGARNSYADDRMTLEQKVEWIERFGANVLSKIR; encoded by the coding sequence GTGCGATTCTCGTTCAGCGAAGCGATGTGCGACCCGGCCCAGTACGTCCCGCTCGCGCGCGCCTGCGAGCGGGCGGGCATCGACACCTTCAACGTCCCCGACTCGATCTTCTACCCCGAGCACGCGGACGACATCTATCCGTACACGCCGGACGGCAAGCGCGCGTTCCTCGAGGACAAGCCGTTCATCGAGCCGTTCACGCTCGTGCCCGCGCTCGCCGCCGTGACCGAGAAGCTCCTGTTCGCGACGTTCGTGTACAAGCTGCCGATCCGGCAGCCGGTGCTCGTCGCGAAGGGGCTCGCGTCGGTCGCCGTGATGTCGAACGACCGCTTCAAGTTCGGGGTCGGCCTCTCGCCGTGGCCGCAGGATTTCGCGGGCTGCGGCCAGGACTGGAAGAGCCGCGGCAAGCGCATGGACGAGATGATCGAGATCATCCGCGGCCTGCTGCGCGGCGACTTCTTCTCCTACGAGAGCGAGCACTACTCGATCCCGTCGATCAAGATCGACCCGGTGCCGCGCAAGCCGGTCAAGTTCCTGATCGGCGGCCACGCGGACGCGGCGCTGCGGCGCGCGGCGCGCATCGGGGACGGCTGGATGATGGCGGGCTTCGACGCCGACCTCCTCCACCGCCAGCTCGACACCCTGAACCGGTATCTCGACGAGTACGGGCGCGACCGCTCGGACTTCGAGATCCACGTGATCCCGCTCGGGGCAAAGGGTCCCGACGACTTCCAACGGCTCGCGGACAAGGGCGTCACCGACATCCTCGTCGGCGCCCGCAACTCGTATGCGGACGACCGCATGACGCTCGAACAGAAGGTCGAATGGATCGAACGGTTCGGCGCAAACGTCCTCTCGAAGATCCGCTGA
- a CDS encoding GNAT family N-acetyltransferase encodes MDRTVRRKRPLEDPLTAPAKAALRAFDPDRDYPAIRRCFVELQETERALDPAMPAGEDVADAYLALLFERCREFAGAVIVAEVDGEVAGYAAVWTRFVSDEPDDDPRAHGHLADLVVAAPYRARGIGRMLLRAAEDRVREAGVPVFCLGVKAGNDPALALYASEGFRETELVLVKSLHPPAPRRRPARRRAQ; translated from the coding sequence ATGGATCGAACGGTTCGGCGCAAACGTCCTCTCGAAGATCCGCTGACCGCGCCCGCGAAGGCCGCGCTCCGCGCCTTCGACCCGGACCGCGACTACCCAGCGATTCGCCGCTGCTTCGTCGAGCTGCAGGAGACGGAGCGCGCGCTCGACCCCGCGATGCCCGCCGGCGAGGACGTCGCCGACGCGTACCTCGCGCTGCTGTTCGAGCGCTGCCGCGAGTTCGCGGGTGCGGTGATCGTCGCCGAGGTCGACGGGGAGGTCGCGGGCTACGCCGCGGTGTGGACGCGCTTCGTGTCCGACGAGCCCGACGACGACCCGCGCGCGCACGGACACCTGGCCGACCTCGTCGTCGCCGCGCCGTATCGCGCCCGCGGCATCGGACGCATGCTGCTGCGCGCGGCCGAGGACCGCGTGCGCGAGGCCGGCGTTCCCGTCTTCTGTCTGGGCGTCAAGGCGGGCAACGACCCCGCGCTCGCGCTGTACGCGTCCGAGGGGTTCCGCGAGACGGAGCTCGTGCTCGTGAAGTCGCTGCACCCGCCCGCGCCGCGGCGCCGGCCCGCGCGGCGGCGCGCTCAGTAG
- a CDS encoding acyl-CoA dehydrogenase: MSLAPTEEQELLRESARGFLDERAPVAELRRLRDTADPDGFSRAVWKEMAELGWAGIPFEERFGGAGLGWAELGVVMAECGRTLAASPLLATTALGGALVALAGDDAQRERWLAPLCAGGVLLAGAVQEGPHHAPHRVAARAERDGAGFALRGRKHFVLDGHVADAIVVVARTAGGETDRDGLGLFVVDAGAPGLTVKRTLMVDGRNAATVELDGVAVAADRVLGDPGGAAAALDAALDRATAALASEMLGGAEAAFARTLDYLRVREQFGVPIGSFQALKHRAARMYIEIELGKSLALDALRALDEGRDDAPAAVSAAKAKLDDALQLVGAEGVQMHGGIGVTDEEDIGLFLKRFRVQQRTFGDGGFHRRRYAALRGY, from the coding sequence ATGTCCCTCGCCCCGACCGAAGAGCAGGAGCTGCTGCGCGAGAGCGCGCGCGGCTTCCTCGACGAGCGCGCCCCCGTCGCCGAGCTGCGGCGGCTGCGCGACACCGCCGACCCCGACGGCTTCTCGCGCGCCGTGTGGAAGGAGATGGCCGAGCTCGGCTGGGCGGGCATCCCGTTCGAGGAGCGCTTCGGCGGCGCGGGGCTCGGCTGGGCCGAGCTCGGCGTCGTGATGGCGGAGTGCGGGCGCACGCTCGCGGCCTCGCCCCTCCTCGCGACGACCGCGCTCGGCGGCGCGCTCGTCGCGCTCGCGGGCGACGACGCGCAGCGCGAGCGCTGGCTCGCGCCGCTCTGCGCGGGAGGCGTGCTGCTCGCCGGCGCGGTGCAGGAAGGGCCCCACCACGCCCCGCACCGCGTCGCGGCGCGCGCCGAGCGCGACGGCGCGGGCTTCGCGCTCCGCGGACGCAAGCACTTCGTGCTCGACGGCCACGTCGCCGACGCGATCGTCGTCGTCGCGCGCACGGCGGGCGGCGAGACGGACCGCGACGGCCTCGGGCTGTTCGTCGTCGACGCCGGCGCGCCGGGGCTCACCGTGAAGCGCACGCTCATGGTCGACGGCCGCAACGCCGCGACCGTCGAGCTCGACGGCGTCGCCGTCGCGGCGGACCGCGTGCTCGGCGACCCGGGCGGCGCGGCCGCGGCCCTCGACGCCGCGCTCGACCGCGCGACCGCCGCGCTCGCGAGCGAGATGCTCGGCGGCGCCGAGGCCGCCTTCGCCAGGACGCTCGACTACCTCCGGGTGCGCGAGCAGTTCGGCGTGCCGATCGGGAGCTTCCAGGCGCTCAAGCACCGCGCGGCGAGGATGTACATCGAGATCGAGCTCGGGAAGTCGCTCGCGCTCGACGCGCTGCGCGCGCTCGACGAGGGCCGCGACGACGCGCCGGCGGCCGTCTCGGCCGCGAAGGCGAAGCTCGACGACGCGCTCCAGCTCGTCGGCGCCGAAGGCGTGCAGATGCACGGCGGCATCGGTGTCACCGACGAGGAGGACATCGGGCTCTTCCTGAAGCGGTTCCGCGTGCAGCAGCGCACGTTCGGCGACGGCGGCTTCCACCGCCGTCGCTATGCGGCGCTGCGCGGCTACTGA
- a CDS encoding acyl-CoA dehydrogenase family protein translates to MPSDSPSDLEAFRAEVRAFLEEHCPATMRGPIDLMATANWGGRRREFFEPREDGERWMHVMAERGFTVPTWPKEYGGGGLSTAQARVLAQEMARIEARPPHTNIGITMLGPTLLEFGTEEQKREHVPKIARGEIRWCQGYSEPGAGSDLASLQTRCEDRGDHYVLNGQKIWTSYADKSDWIFCLVRSDPKASKHEGISFVLVDMDQPGVRTSPIKLISGSSPFCQTFFENARVEKRDLVGKPGQGWTIGKRLLQFERQSISGVGAPRAQRAVSLGELGKRYLGDDGGRVADARLREAIAHVEIEQRALGATVRRSQDEARAGGEVGTASSIFKYVATETNKARHELALEILGSQGLGWEGDGFDADELALTRQWLRSKANSIEGGSSEIQLNIIAKRVLGLPD, encoded by the coding sequence ATGCCTTCCGACTCCCCTTCCGACCTCGAGGCGTTCCGCGCCGAGGTGCGCGCCTTCCTCGAAGAGCACTGCCCGGCGACGATGCGCGGGCCGATCGACCTGATGGCCACCGCGAACTGGGGCGGCCGCCGGCGCGAGTTCTTCGAGCCGCGCGAGGACGGCGAGCGCTGGATGCACGTCATGGCCGAGCGCGGCTTCACCGTGCCGACCTGGCCGAAGGAGTACGGAGGCGGGGGCCTCTCGACCGCGCAGGCGCGCGTCCTCGCGCAGGAGATGGCGCGCATCGAGGCGCGCCCGCCGCACACCAACATCGGCATCACGATGCTCGGCCCGACGCTGCTCGAGTTCGGCACCGAGGAGCAGAAGCGCGAGCACGTCCCGAAGATCGCGCGCGGCGAGATCCGCTGGTGCCAGGGGTACAGCGAGCCCGGCGCGGGCTCCGACCTCGCCTCGCTGCAGACGCGCTGCGAGGACCGCGGCGACCACTACGTGCTGAACGGGCAGAAGATCTGGACCTCGTACGCGGACAAGTCCGACTGGATCTTCTGCCTCGTGCGCAGCGACCCGAAGGCGAGCAAGCACGAGGGCATCAGCTTCGTGCTCGTCGACATGGACCAGCCCGGCGTGCGCACGAGCCCCATCAAGCTGATCAGCGGCTCGTCGCCGTTCTGCCAGACGTTCTTCGAGAACGCGCGCGTCGAGAAGCGCGACCTCGTCGGGAAGCCCGGCCAGGGCTGGACGATCGGGAAGCGCCTGCTCCAGTTCGAACGGCAGTCGATCAGCGGCGTCGGCGCACCGCGCGCGCAGCGCGCCGTCTCGCTCGGCGAGCTCGGCAAGCGCTACCTCGGCGACGACGGCGGCCGCGTCGCCGACGCGCGCCTGCGCGAGGCGATCGCGCACGTCGAGATCGAGCAGCGCGCGCTCGGCGCGACGGTGCGCCGCAGCCAGGACGAGGCGCGCGCGGGCGGCGAGGTCGGCACCGCGTCGTCGATCTTCAAGTACGTCGCGACCGAGACGAACAAGGCGCGCCACGAGCTCGCGCTCGAGATCCTGGGCAGCCAGGGCCTCGGCTGGGAGGGCGACGGGTTCGACGCCGACGAGCTCGCGCTCACCCGGCAGTGGCTGCGCTCGAAGGCCAACTCGATCGAGGGCGGCAGCTCCGAGATCCAGCTCAACATCATCGCCAAGCGCGTGCTCGGCCTGCCCGACTAG
- a CDS encoding RidA family protein — protein sequence MSSRIDRRLADLAIQLPEAPAPAANYVPWVRTGDLVFVSGQVPFEDGRLAYQGTVGADLTRAQGEAAARACALGVIAQVRAACGGDLDRVRRCVQIQGFVRSAPGFGEQPAVINAASNLMVDVFGDAGRHARFAVGTNELPFGVAVEIAAVFEIEG from the coding sequence GTGTCCTCGCGCATCGACCGCCGCCTCGCCGACCTCGCCATCCAGCTTCCCGAGGCACCCGCTCCGGCCGCCAACTACGTGCCGTGGGTCCGCACGGGCGATCTCGTGTTCGTCTCGGGCCAGGTGCCGTTCGAGGACGGCCGGCTCGCCTACCAGGGGACGGTCGGCGCCGACCTCACGCGCGCGCAGGGCGAGGCCGCGGCGCGCGCGTGCGCGCTCGGCGTGATCGCGCAGGTGCGCGCGGCGTGCGGAGGCGACCTCGACCGCGTGCGGCGTTGCGTGCAGATCCAGGGGTTCGTCCGCTCCGCGCCCGGCTTCGGCGAGCAGCCGGCCGTGATCAACGCCGCCTCGAACCTGATGGTCGACGTCTTCGGCGACGCGGGCCGCCACGCGCGCTTCGCGGTGGGGACGAACGAGCTGCCGTTCGGCGTGGCCGTCGAGATCGCCGCGGTCTTCGAGATCGAGGGCTAG
- a CDS encoding Zn-ribbon domain-containing OB-fold protein produces the protein MSDATTPTRPHEGTPLPRPTPLSQPHWDGCREGELRVQRCTACGALEFIPQPVCTACFTEALEWTRVSGRGEVYSFSVVHRPQRPEFRAPYVVAIVALEEGAHMLTNLVDVAPDDVRIGMPVEVAFHRASDAITLPYFRPRAAPAAGAR, from the coding sequence GTGAGCGACGCGACGACACCGACGAGGCCCCACGAAGGAACGCCGCTCCCGCGGCCGACGCCGCTCTCGCAGCCGCACTGGGACGGCTGCCGCGAGGGCGAGCTGCGCGTGCAGCGCTGCACCGCGTGCGGCGCGCTCGAGTTCATTCCGCAGCCCGTCTGCACGGCGTGCTTCACCGAGGCGCTCGAGTGGACGCGCGTCTCCGGGCGCGGCGAGGTCTACAGCTTCAGCGTCGTGCACCGGCCGCAGCGGCCCGAGTTCCGCGCGCCCTACGTGGTCGCGATCGTCGCGCTCGAAGAGGGTGCCCACATGCTGACCAACCTCGTCGACGTCGCGCCCGACGACGTGCGCATCGGCATGCCCGTCGAGGTCGCGTTCCACCGCGCGAGCGACGCGATCACCCTGCCCTACTTCCGGCCGCGCGCCGCGCCCGCGGCGGGCGCGCGCTGA